CGTCGTCCCCGTCGTCGCGTCGTTGTCGTACGTGTCGCCATTCGGACCGTATACGGTATAGCCCACGAAGAACGTATGTCGGCTGGATCCGGTGTTCTCGACGTAGACTGTCGTGTCGACCTGCCCATCGTACCCGTACGTACCGTGGTCGACGTGGAAGCCGAGCAGCTCAGCCGAGGCCATCTTTCCCCTCCCGTCTCCAATCCCCCCTCTTGCGGACAAAAGACATAGCCATAACCTGTTGCTAATCTATAATAAATGGTTCCCTCGTCACAGTATCTTCCTCTCACTGGAGGATTCGCACTAGAGCGGGAGTCCCAGAGTTGCTCGCGAAGTCCAAGTACGGCCACCGAAGATTCTGGCGAACTCTCGGGGGACGTGGCTCCCACAGGTAAGGCAGGAATGGTGAGGGTGTGGTGCCAGCCGGTTCACGCGGCGCCACCTCCAGTTGCAGGCGGAGCCGTGCCACTATCTGTTCGCTTCGCGCCGGGAGAATTTAATCAGGAATTGGGAGTTCGAATCTCACTACCCCACGCGGTTCTCGCAGGGCTCGGACAGAAGAGCCAGGGGTGGGATTCGAACCCACGAAGTCTCGATTACAAGTCGAGTGCATGAACCGCCCATGCTCCCCTGGCGCGCTTTCCGTACGTCAGTCGTGGCCCTTCGGGTTAGTATCACTTTCGACTCCGACTCGCTTCTCCATGACGACGCGGTGCTGGTGGTAGCCAGCGCGGTCGTAGAACTCGCGGGCCTCGGTGTTGGCCGCCATCACCTCGAGCTGGATGGTCTCGATGCCGCGGTCGGTGAGGGCGTCCTCGGCTGCGCCGAGCAGGGCGGTCCCGCGGCCGGCGCCCCGGTACTCGGGGAGGACGTAGAGGTTGTGGACGATGCCGCGGTCGGTGTCGAGCTCGAGGTTGCCGGTGTTCTGGCCGAACATGACGAACCCGACGATGCGGTCGTCGAGCCGGTCGACGAGGACGTCGTCGTCGACGATGTGGTGGGCGAAGTGCTGGAGGATGCGGTCGCGGTTCTCGTCGGGGAGGATGGCGCTGCCGTGGGGGCGTTGCTCGCGGGCGAGGTCGACCCACTGGTCGGCGAGCGTCTCGAGGTCCTGCAGGGTGGCCGGTTCAATCGGCATGCGCGTGGCGGAGCGCCTCGACCGCCGGCAGGTCGCCGTCGGTGAGCATCCGGAGGCAGGCGCCGCCGCCGGTCGAGAAGTGGCCGAAGCGGTCCTCGAGCCCGAACTTCCGGATGGCCGCGGCGGTGTCGCCGCCGCCGACGATGCTCTCGCCGACCTTGCTGGCGGCCGTGTAGAGTTCGCGGGTCCCGTCCTCGAACAGCTGGTCCTCGAAGACGCCGGCGGGGCCGTTGAGGATGACGGTCTCGGCGGTGTCGAGGATGGAGCGGTACACCTTGAGCGTCTCCTCGCCGATGTCCATGGCCGCCTCGTCCTGGCGGCCGGGGAGTGCGTTCAGCCCGATGTCCCGGCGCTCGCCGTCGCGTTCGACGGCCACGTCCTGCGGGAAGCGGATGCGGTCGCCGTGGGCGTCGAGCAGGTCGGCAGCGCGGTCGATCTCGTCCCAGTAGCCCTGGTCCATGATGAACTCCATGCTGGCGTCGCCGAGGTCGACGCCGTCGGCGGCGAGGAAGACGTTGCCGACGACGCCGGCGGTGAGCACGGTGTCGGCGAGGTCGTTCTCGAGGACGGACCAGGCCACGTCGATGGAGTCGGGGACCTTCGCGCCGCCGAGGACGTACACGCGGGGGCGCGGGGTGGATTCGATGTCGCCGAGGACGTCGAGTTCGCG
This window of the Haloarchaeobius amylolyticus genome carries:
- a CDS encoding DUF7563 family protein; this translates as MNRLAPHPHHSCLTCGSHVPREFARIFGGRTWTSRATLGLPL
- a CDS encoding GNAT family N-acetyltransferase; this translates as MPIEPATLQDLETLADQWVDLAREQRPHGSAILPDENRDRILQHFAHHIVDDDVLVDRLDDRIVGFVMFGQNTGNLELDTDRGIVHNLYVLPEYRGAGRGTALLGAAEDALTDRGIETIQLEVMAANTEAREFYDRAGYHQHRVVMEKRVGVESDTNPKGHD
- a CDS encoding phosphoglycerate kinase, which codes for MPVGTLDDLAVADRRVGVRVDINSPLSDGGLADDARLQAHQQTLSELLDRGARLAILAHQGRPGGDDFETLSPHAERLDELLEYPVSYVDATFSSAAREAIDGLDAGEAVVLENTRFYAEEYMEFDPERAGETHLVEGLVPALDAYVNDAFAAAHRSQPSLVGFPQHLPSYAGRVMERELDVLGDIESTPRPRVYVLGGAKVPDSIDVAWSVLENDLADTVLTAGVVGNVFLAADGVDLGDASMEFIMDQGYWDEIDRAADLLDAHGDRIRFPQDVAVERDGERRDIGLNALPGRQDEAAMDIGEETLKVYRSILDTAETVILNGPAGVFEDQLFEDGTRELYTAASKVGESIVGGGDTAAAIRKFGLEDRFGHFSTGGGACLRMLTDGDLPAVEALRHAHAD